In a single window of the Prinia subflava isolate CZ2003 ecotype Zambia chromosome 3, Cam_Psub_1.2, whole genome shotgun sequence genome:
- the MMP7 gene encoding matrilysin, with protein sequence MGTMHYLLLCAVIFLPETPAFPVQLRAESWTSIDLEKVKGYLDKFFPIFTKTQNISIEERIKKMQTFFHLTVTGKLDKETEEIMTLPRCGLPDVAEYKTFSGTPKWEKTHLTYKILSYTSDLPRKKVDDAIKKAFKVWSDVTPLHFRRVHLSRADIEIRFARREHGDGFPFDGKGGTLAHAFPPGEGRGGDAHFDNDEKWSEVNQEVNLFLVAAHEFGHSLGLDHSDVRGALMYPIYSYQNPEKFKLPADDRRGIQKLYGKKSSNS encoded by the exons ATGGGCACCATGCACTACCTCCTGCTTTGTGCTGTCATCTTCCTACCTGagactcctgcttttccagTACAACTGAGAGCAGAATCATGGACCAGCATAGACCTTGAGAAAGTCAAG GGATATCTTGATAAATTCTTTCCAATTttcacaaaaacacaaaacataAGCATAGaagaaaggattaaaaaaatgcagacatttTTCCACCTGACTGTAACTGGAAAATTagacaaagaaacagaagaaataatgaCACTGCCTAGATGTGGTTTGCCTGATGTAGCAGAATACAAAACGTTTTCTGGAACTCCAAAATGGGAAAAGACACATTTAACTTACAA GATTCTCAGCTATACATCTGATCTACCCAGAAAGAAAGTGGATGATGCAATTAAAAAGGCCTTTAAGGTATGGAGTGATGTGACTCCACTGCACTTCCGAAGAGTCCACTTGAGCCGGGCAGACATTGAGATTAGATTTGCACGTCGTG aGCACGGAGATGGATTTCCTTTTGATGGAAAAGGTGGCACGCTGGCCCACGCATTTCCACCTGGAGAAGGACGTGGTGGAGATGCTCATTTTGATAATGATGAAAAATGGTCAGAAGTCAATCAAG AGGTCAATTTGTTCCTTGTTGCTGCTCATGAATTTGGCCATTCTTTGGGACTTGACCATTCAGATGTCCGTGGAGCTCTGATGTACCCCATCTACTCATATCAGAATCCAGAAAAATTCAAACTTCCGGCAGACGACAGGCGAGGAATTCAGAAGTTATACG GGAAAAAGTCATCAAACTCTTGA